One genomic segment of Burkholderiaceae bacterium includes these proteins:
- the cas3f gene encoding type I-F CRISPR-associated helicase Cas3, with product MNVLFVSQCSKRALTETRRILDQFAERRGERTWQTPITQAGLDTVRKLLRQSARKNTAVACHWIRGRDHSELLWVVGDGRQFNTEGAVPTNTTASNVLRAGDESTWHHLPLMTALAALAALLHDLGKATRAFQDRLRNPGLRERNHYRHEWVSVRLFQAFVGGDDDARWLQRLADCAEADTDTKAFEALWLGHAGGRLLRDGLDEPQANSTLPFAALKNAPLAQAVAWLVFTHHRLPCMPVEHAKGLGDEDIEDGRTAYRRFGARPGFLNTSDLDDVLLRISADWNEPRDRVDHATLQAHWNFEPHGLPVVTSTWRKQAARYARKLLELSRLPAEPPVLHDPFAMHVARLCLMLADHHYSSITDDIRRAPYRNKGYPLHANTRSSSYTNDSCQRLMDKGKGPIFNQTLDEHLLGVQAHATLVARSLPSLAHSLPALKNHKPLKKRSADAGFAWQDKAADLAAGVRLQAAAQGAFIVNMASTGCGKTLGNARIMNALADPATGMRCAFAIGLRTLTLQTGRVFQNDLLLSDEQLAIQVGGAASRALFEYWETQAEASGSASAQALVFDPRLPRAGEAATDTPQAEADGGLLYEGNDQHPLLQRLTDDVQVRRLLAAPLLVCTVDHLTPATESLRGGRQIAPMLRLLTGDLVLDEPDDFDMADLPALTRLVHWAGLLGSRVLLSSATLPPALVEGLFLAYRAGRAVYQQHRSERPGEPVNICCLWIDEFHQTTQDCAGGAAFREAHAQYVHKRVAKLKQAEVRRLAQIAQLPDSWHNLKEPERRNDFARLVLEQAWQLHQQPHNHRIDPASGKCVSLGLIRMANIAPLFDVALAMYALGAPAPGVRIHLCVYHSQFPLLLRSAIERQLDNLLNRRGAQDGHDPALQRPALRACIDAHPEHHHLFIVLGSPVTEVGRDHDYDWAVVEPSSMRSLIQLAGRVRRHRPGAVDGVNMAVLDSNLRHYHEKPNQPAYCRPGFETAHAPFLLKSHHLRDLLARETGEAPAWAVDARPRIALPPDTLRPSRRWTDLEHARMHDSLLPKPQGTSTPTYAACLHWHEPLPEAPRSLWLTGLLPQIQRFRYDPQRRDDVALLPDEEEETLRLHRVQDGNRRGDKLYVPVHQSQCHPVPEARLASPSVSSWPQVDLMEELVALAQAQGLSLQACAERYATASLPECQAGWRWDERLGFTKKA from the coding sequence ATGAACGTGCTTTTCGTCTCCCAGTGCAGCAAACGTGCGCTGACCGAAACACGCCGCATCCTGGACCAGTTTGCCGAGCGCCGGGGCGAGCGTACCTGGCAAACACCCATCACTCAGGCCGGGCTGGACACCGTGCGCAAGCTGCTGCGCCAGAGCGCGCGCAAGAACACGGCGGTGGCCTGCCACTGGATACGTGGGCGCGACCACAGCGAACTGCTGTGGGTGGTGGGCGACGGGCGCCAGTTCAATACCGAAGGGGCCGTCCCGACCAATACCACGGCGAGCAATGTGCTGCGGGCGGGCGACGAAAGCACCTGGCACCATCTGCCCCTGATGACGGCGCTGGCCGCGCTGGCGGCCCTGCTGCACGACCTGGGCAAGGCCACGCGGGCATTCCAGGATCGCCTGAGAAACCCCGGCCTGCGCGAGCGCAACCACTACCGGCACGAATGGGTGTCGGTGCGACTGTTCCAGGCGTTCGTGGGCGGGGACGACGATGCCCGCTGGCTGCAAAGGCTGGCGGACTGCGCTGAAGCGGACACCGATACCAAGGCGTTTGAAGCGTTGTGGCTGGGCCATGCCGGCGGACGGTTGCTGCGCGATGGGCTGGACGAGCCTCAGGCAAACAGCACACTTCCTTTTGCTGCCCTCAAAAATGCCCCTCTGGCCCAAGCCGTGGCGTGGCTGGTGTTTACGCACCACCGTCTGCCATGCATGCCGGTGGAACACGCCAAAGGCCTGGGTGACGAAGACATCGAGGACGGCAGAACCGCATACCGCCGCTTTGGGGCACGCCCCGGCTTCCTGAACACCAGCGATCTGGACGATGTGTTGCTGCGCATCAGTGCCGACTGGAATGAACCCCGAGACCGGGTGGATCACGCCACCTTGCAGGCGCACTGGAACTTTGAGCCGCATGGCCTGCCCGTGGTCACATCCACCTGGCGCAAACAGGCCGCCCGCTACGCACGCAAGCTGTTGGAGCTGTCTCGACTCCCTGCCGAGCCACCGGTGCTGCACGATCCGTTTGCCATGCATGTCGCGCGCCTGTGCCTGATGCTGGCTGACCACCACTACTCCAGCATCACCGACGACATCCGGCGTGCCCCGTACCGCAACAAAGGCTACCCGCTGCATGCCAACACGCGCAGCAGCTCCTACACAAACGATAGCTGCCAGCGCTTGATGGACAAGGGCAAAGGCCCTATTTTCAATCAAACCCTGGACGAACACCTGCTGGGCGTTCAGGCCCACGCCACGCTGGTGGCGCGGTCGCTGCCCAGCCTGGCGCACAGCCTGCCCGCGCTCAAAAACCACAAGCCGCTCAAAAAGCGCAGCGCAGATGCCGGTTTTGCCTGGCAAGACAAGGCCGCCGACCTGGCTGCCGGCGTGCGCCTCCAGGCAGCGGCACAGGGCGCCTTCATCGTCAACATGGCCTCCACCGGCTGTGGCAAGACCTTGGGCAACGCCCGCATCATGAACGCGCTGGCCGACCCCGCCACGGGCATGCGCTGTGCCTTCGCCATCGGGCTACGCACGCTCACGCTGCAGACGGGGCGCGTCTTCCAGAACGACCTGTTGCTGAGCGATGAGCAGCTTGCCATCCAGGTCGGCGGCGCAGCCAGCCGGGCCTTGTTCGAATACTGGGAGACGCAGGCCGAAGCCAGTGGCTCGGCGTCCGCACAGGCCCTGGTGTTCGACCCGCGCCTGCCCCGTGCGGGCGAGGCCGCCACAGACACGCCGCAGGCCGAAGCGGATGGCGGCCTGCTGTATGAAGGCAATGACCAGCACCCCTTGCTGCAAAGACTGACCGACGACGTGCAGGTGCGCCGTCTGCTGGCGGCTCCGCTGCTGGTCTGCACCGTGGATCACCTCACCCCCGCCACCGAAAGCCTGCGCGGCGGCCGCCAGATCGCGCCCATGCTGCGCCTGCTGACGGGCGACCTGGTGCTGGACGAGCCCGACGACTTCGACATGGCCGACCTGCCCGCCCTCACCCGGCTGGTGCATTGGGCGGGCCTGCTGGGCAGCCGCGTGCTGCTGTCGTCGGCCACCTTGCCGCCCGCGCTGGTGGAGGGGCTGTTTCTGGCCTACCGCGCCGGGCGCGCCGTGTACCAGCAGCACCGCAGCGAGCGGCCCGGCGAGCCGGTGAACATCTGCTGCCTGTGGATCGATGAGTTTCACCAGACCACGCAGGACTGTGCTGGCGGTGCCGCGTTCCGTGAAGCCCATGCCCAGTACGTGCACAAGCGCGTGGCCAAGCTGAAGCAGGCCGAGGTTCGGCGCCTGGCGCAGATTGCACAGCTGCCAGACAGCTGGCACAACCTGAAAGAGCCCGAGCGGCGCAACGACTTTGCCCGTCTGGTGCTGGAGCAGGCCTGGCAACTGCACCAGCAGCCCCACAACCACCGCATCGACCCCGCCAGCGGCAAGTGCGTGAGCCTGGGCCTGATCCGCATGGCCAACATCGCGCCTTTGTTCGACGTGGCGCTGGCCATGTACGCTCTGGGCGCCCCGGCCCCTGGCGTACGCATCCACCTGTGCGTGTACCACTCGCAGTTCCCGCTGCTGCTGCGCTCGGCCATCGAGCGGCAGCTCGACAACCTGCTCAACCGCCGGGGTGCCCAAGATGGCCATGACCCCGCACTGCAGCGCCCGGCCCTGCGCGCGTGCATCGATGCGCACCCCGAGCACCACCACCTGTTCATCGTGCTGGGCAGCCCGGTGACGGAAGTGGGCCGCGACCACGACTACGACTGGGCCGTGGTCGAGCCCTCGTCCATGCGCTCGCTCATCCAGCTTGCCGGGCGCGTGCGGCGGCACCGGCCGGGCGCCGTCGATGGAGTGAACATGGCGGTGCTGGACAGCAACCTGCGGCATTACCACGAGAAACCGAACCAACCTGCGTATTGCAGACCCGGTTTCGAGACGGCGCACGCGCCGTTTCTGCTCAAGTCCCACCACCTGCGCGACCTGCTGGCGCGAGAGACAGGCGAAGCACCTGCATGGGCCGTCGATGCGCGGCCGCGCATTGCCTTACCGCCTGACACACTGCGCCCCAGCCGCCGCTGGACCGATCTGGAACACGCCCGCATGCACGACAGCCTGCTGCCGAAGCCGCAGGGCACATCCACCCCCACCTACGCCGCGTGCCTGCACTGGCACGAGCCCCTGCCTGAAGCACCCCGGTCACTATGGCTCACCGGCCTGTTGCCACAGATCCAGCGCTTTCGCTACGACCCGCAACGGCGTGACGACGTGGCCTTGCTTCCCGACGAGGAAGAAGAAACGCTGCGGCTGCACCGGGTGCAAGACGGAAACCGGCGGGGCGACAAACTCTATGTGCCGGTGCACCAAAGCCAGTGCCACCCGGTGCCCGAAGCACGACTGGCATCCCCCAGCGTGTCATCCTGGCCGCAGGTGGACCTGATGGAGGAATTGGTTGCGCTGGCGCAAGCGCAGGGGCTGTCCCTGCAGGCATGCGCAGAACGCTATGCCACCGCCAGCCTGCCTGAATGCCAGGCGGGTTGGCGGTGGGATGAGCGCTTGGGCTTTACAAAGAAAGCTTGA
- the cas1f gene encoding type I-F CRISPR-associated endonuclease Cas1, protein MQELHGSELKTILHSKRANLYYLEHCRVLVNGGRVEYVTDAGKKSLYWNIPIANTTSILLGTGTSITQAAMRELAKAGVLVGFCGGGGTPLFSANEVDVEVAWLTPQSEYRPTEYLQAWVKFWFDDELRLHAAKQLQAGRLQKLLAEWRSRALREAGFAVDAERLQTLVQQYTVRIAQAPDVTVLLTDEAQLTKSLFKLAVDAVGYGEFTRAKRGTGTDAANRFLDHGNYLAYGLGATATWVLGLPHGLAVLHGKTRRGGLVFDAADLVKDAVILPQAFLSAMRGEDEQQFRRQCIEALTRSEALDFIIDSLKHIATTTAQLLAQNPSQEPHA, encoded by the coding sequence ATGCAAGAGCTCCATGGCTCAGAGCTCAAAACCATCCTGCACTCCAAGCGGGCCAACCTTTACTACCTGGAGCACTGCCGCGTGCTCGTCAACGGTGGCCGCGTCGAGTACGTGACGGACGCCGGCAAGAAAAGCCTGTACTGGAACATCCCCATCGCCAACACCACCAGCATCCTGCTGGGCACGGGCACTTCCATCACCCAGGCCGCGATGCGCGAGCTGGCCAAGGCTGGGGTGCTGGTGGGTTTTTGCGGCGGCGGTGGCACGCCCCTGTTCAGCGCCAACGAAGTCGATGTGGAAGTGGCCTGGCTCACGCCGCAGAGCGAATACCGCCCCACGGAGTACCTGCAGGCCTGGGTCAAGTTCTGGTTTGATGATGAACTGCGCCTGCACGCCGCCAAGCAGTTGCAGGCCGGGCGCCTGCAGAAGTTGCTGGCCGAATGGCGCTCCCGCGCCTTGCGCGAAGCCGGCTTTGCAGTCGATGCAGAACGCTTGCAGACCTTGGTGCAGCAGTACACCGTGCGCATTGCCCAGGCGCCGGATGTGACGGTGCTGCTGACCGATGAGGCACAGCTGACCAAATCCTTGTTCAAACTGGCCGTGGATGCCGTGGGCTACGGCGAGTTCACGCGTGCCAAGCGCGGCACGGGCACGGACGCCGCCAACCGGTTTTTGGACCATGGCAACTACCTGGCCTACGGCCTGGGCGCGACGGCCACCTGGGTGCTCGGCTTGCCGCATGGCCTGGCGGTGCTGCACGGCAAGACGCGCCGGGGCGGGCTGGTGTTCGATGCGGCCGATCTGGTCAAGGACGCCGTGATCCTGCCGCAAGCGTTTTTGTCAGCCATGCGGGGCGAGGATGAGCAGCAGTTCCGCCGCCAATGCATCGAGGCGCTGACACGCAGCGAAGCGCTGGACTTCATCATCGACAGCCTCAAGCACATCGCCACCACGACGGCACAGCTCTTGGCGCAAAACCCATCCCAAGAGCCGCACGCATGA
- a CDS encoding FAD-binding protein → MNAPTQPTHVLPQVHQRPVPPALIEALKTRFGAQFSDALAVREQHGRDESAFTTVPPPAAVVFAESTADVQDAVRLCAQHRVPVIPYGVGSSLEGHLLAVQGGVSLDVSRMNKVLSVNAEDLTVTVQPGVTREQLNAEIRSTGLFFPIDPGANASLGGMCATRASGTNAVRYGTMRENVLALQVVTAAGEAIRTGTRAKKSSAGYDLTRLFVGSEGTLGVITEATLRVYPLPEAVAAAICSFGSIGDAVDTVIQIIQLGVPIARVELLDGHTVRIVNRHSKLALREGPMLLMEFHGSPAGVKEQTETVQAIAAEHGGAGFEWADTPEERSRLWTARHNAYFAGVQSRPGCRCITTDVCVPISRLADALLDSVREADDSHIPYFLVGHVGDGNFHVGYLIDPDDDAERACAEQLNRQVVARALALGGTCSGEHGVGLHKMDFLLDEAGAGAVDLMRTIKRALDPLDIMNPGKVFN, encoded by the coding sequence ATGAACGCCCCCACCCAGCCCACCCACGTTCTGCCCCAGGTCCATCAGCGCCCCGTGCCGCCGGCGCTGATCGAGGCGCTCAAGACGCGCTTTGGCGCCCAGTTCTCCGACGCCCTGGCGGTGCGCGAGCAGCACGGGCGCGACGAGTCGGCCTTCACCACCGTGCCGCCGCCGGCCGCCGTGGTGTTTGCCGAAAGCACAGCCGACGTGCAGGACGCCGTGCGGCTGTGCGCGCAACACAGAGTGCCGGTGATTCCCTACGGCGTCGGCTCCTCGCTGGAGGGCCATTTGCTGGCCGTGCAGGGCGGCGTCAGCCTCGATGTCAGCCGCATGAACAAGGTGCTGAGCGTCAACGCCGAGGACCTGACGGTGACCGTGCAGCCCGGCGTCACGCGCGAGCAGCTCAACGCCGAGATCAGAAGCACCGGCCTGTTCTTTCCGATCGACCCCGGCGCCAACGCCAGCCTGGGTGGCATGTGCGCCACGCGCGCCAGCGGCACCAACGCCGTGCGCTACGGCACCATGCGCGAGAACGTGCTGGCGCTGCAGGTCGTCACCGCCGCGGGCGAGGCCATCCGCACCGGCACGCGCGCCAAGAAAAGCAGCGCCGGCTACGACCTGACGCGCCTGTTCGTCGGCAGCGAAGGCACGCTGGGCGTCATCACCGAGGCCACGCTGCGCGTGTACCCGCTGCCCGAGGCGGTGGCGGCGGCGATCTGCTCGTTCGGCAGCATCGGCGACGCGGTCGACACCGTGATCCAGATCATCCAGCTGGGCGTGCCCATCGCCCGCGTCGAGCTGCTGGACGGGCACACCGTGCGCATCGTCAACCGGCACAGCAAGCTCGCGCTGCGCGAGGGGCCCATGCTGCTGATGGAGTTCCACGGCTCGCCCGCCGGCGTGAAGGAGCAGACCGAGACCGTGCAGGCCATCGCGGCCGAGCACGGCGGCGCCGGCTTCGAATGGGCAGACACGCCCGAGGAGCGCTCGCGCCTGTGGACGGCGCGGCACAACGCCTACTTCGCCGGCGTGCAAAGCCGCCCCGGCTGCCGCTGCATCACCACCGACGTGTGCGTGCCCATCTCGCGCCTGGCCGACGCGCTGCTGGACAGCGTGCGGGAAGCCGACGACAGCCACATCCCCTACTTCCTGGTCGGCCACGTGGGCGACGGCAACTTCCACGTGGGCTACCTGATCGACCCCGACGACGACGCCGAGCGCGCGTGCGCCGAGCAGCTCAACCGCCAGGTCGTCGCGCGCGCCCTGGCGCTGGGCGGCACCTGCAGCGGCGAGCACGGCGTGGGCCTGCACAAGATGGACTTCCTGCTGGACGAGGCCGGCGCCGGCGCGGTGGACCTGATGCGCACCATCAAGCGCGCGCTGGATCCGCTGGACATCATGAATCCGGGGAAGGTGTTCAATTGA
- the aroE gene encoding shikimate dehydrogenase, producing MPDRYAVIGHPIAHSKSPLIHGLFAQATGQDMTYEAIDGGAAPDGFARAVQAFRAAGGRGLNVTLPFKLAALQLADEASVDARLAGAANTLVFEGAHARAHNTDGLGLVRDIEHNLGTPLRGRRVLLLGAGGATRGVVLPLARAGAARILVANRTADKARALAHELAPHLGGVALAGCGLDALAGAFDVVVNATSASLSGQAPAVPASAFAPGALAYDMVYGKGLTPFLALAQSAGCARVADGLGMLVEQAAESFALWRGVRPDTRAVLARLAVPLA from the coding sequence ATGCCCGACCGCTACGCCGTCATCGGCCACCCCATCGCCCACAGCAAGTCGCCCCTGATCCATGGCCTGTTCGCGCAGGCCACGGGGCAGGACATGACGTACGAGGCGATCGACGGTGGCGCCGCGCCGGACGGCTTTGCGCGCGCCGTGCAGGCCTTTCGCGCTGCCGGCGGGCGCGGGCTGAACGTGACCCTGCCCTTCAAGCTGGCGGCGCTGCAACTGGCCGACGAGGCCAGCGTGGACGCGCGCCTGGCGGGCGCGGCCAACACGCTGGTGTTCGAGGGCGCGCACGCGCGGGCGCACAACACCGACGGCCTGGGCCTGGTGCGCGACATCGAGCACAACCTGGGCACGCCGCTGCGCGGCCGGCGGGTGCTGCTGCTGGGTGCGGGCGGCGCCACGCGCGGCGTGGTGCTGCCCCTCGCGCGGGCGGGCGCGGCGCGCATCCTCGTGGCCAACCGCACGGCCGACAAGGCGCGCGCGCTGGCGCACGAGCTGGCGCCGCACCTGGGCGGCGTGGCGCTGGCCGGCTGCGGGCTGGACGCGCTGGCCGGCGCCTTCGACGTCGTCGTCAACGCCACCTCGGCCAGCCTGAGCGGGCAGGCGCCGGCCGTGCCGGCCAGCGCCTTCGCGCCCGGCGCGCTGGCCTACGACATGGTCTACGGCAAGGGGCTGACGCCGTTCCTGGCGCTGGCCCAGTCGGCCGGCTGCGCGCGCGTGGCCGACGGCCTGGGCATGCTGGTGGAGCAGGCGGCCGAGTCCTTCGCGCTGTGGCGCGGCGTGCGGCCCGACACGCGCGCGGTGCTGGCGCGGCTGGCGGTACCGCTGGCCTGA
- the aroQ gene encoding type II 3-dehydroquinate dehydratase yields the protein MKLLVLHGVNLNMFGQRDPAQYGTATLADIDAGLRALAQELGVGVECFQTNHEGALCERIHQAHRDAADGVLINAGAWTHTSIAIRDALAILKCPIVEVHMSNIHAREPFRHRSFIAPIAAGQVCGFGVDSYLLGLRALVGQAQQAIKK from the coding sequence ATGAAGCTCCTCGTCCTGCACGGCGTCAACCTCAACATGTTCGGCCAGCGCGATCCGGCGCAGTACGGCACGGCCACGCTGGCCGACATCGACGCCGGGCTGCGCGCGCTGGCGCAGGAGCTGGGCGTCGGCGTGGAGTGCTTCCAGACCAACCACGAGGGCGCGCTGTGCGAGCGCATCCACCAGGCGCACCGCGACGCGGCCGACGGCGTGCTCATCAACGCCGGCGCGTGGACGCACACCAGCATCGCCATCCGCGACGCGCTGGCCATCCTCAAGTGCCCCATCGTCGAGGTGCACATGTCCAACATCCACGCGCGCGAGCCGTTTCGCCACCGCTCCTTCATCGCGCCGATCGCCGCCGGCCAGGTCTGCGGCTTTGGCGTCGATTCATACCTTTTGGGGCTGCGCGCCCTGGTCGGACAAGCGCAGCAAGCTATCAAAAAGTGA
- a CDS encoding cob(I)yrinic acid a,c-diamide adenosyltransferase, giving the protein MGKRLTQIATRTGDDGTTGLGNNTRVSKASARPHAMGDVDELNSHIGVLLCEPMPADVRALLTSIQQQLFNLGGELSIPGFELLKDEALAELDAALDKYNATLPRLQEFILPNGTRAAAQAHVCRTVARRAERAVVALGQQEDVRAAPRRYLNRLSDLMFVLARVFNRDASGHELQDEVYWKSDKLDRTQHGG; this is encoded by the coding sequence ATGGGCAAACGCCTGACACAGATCGCCACCCGCACGGGCGACGACGGCACCACCGGCCTGGGCAACAACACCCGCGTGTCCAAGGCCAGCGCGCGCCCGCACGCCATGGGCGACGTGGACGAGCTCAACAGCCACATCGGCGTGCTGCTGTGCGAGCCCATGCCGGCCGACGTTCGCGCCCTGCTCACCAGCATCCAGCAGCAGCTGTTCAACCTGGGCGGCGAGCTGTCGATCCCGGGCTTCGAGCTGCTCAAGGACGAGGCGCTGGCCGAGCTGGACGCCGCGCTGGACAAGTACAACGCCACGCTGCCGCGGCTGCAGGAGTTCATCCTGCCCAATGGCACGCGCGCGGCCGCGCAGGCGCACGTGTGCCGCACCGTGGCGCGCCGCGCCGAGCGCGCGGTGGTGGCGCTGGGCCAGCAGGAGGACGTGCGCGCCGCGCCGCGCCGCTACCTCAACCGCCTGTCGGATTTGATGTTCGTGCTGGCGCGCGTGTTCAACCGCGACGCCAGCGGGCACGAGCTGCAGGACGAGGTCTACTGGAAGAGCGACAAGCTGGATCGCACGCAGCACGGCGGGTGA
- a CDS encoding TAXI family TRAP transporter solute-binding subunit, with the protein MRLKTTLAAGLMAGLLALGGAALAQKPQFINVLTGGQSGVYYPLGVSLAQIFAKAVPDARATAQVTKASAENLNLLQAGRGELAFSLGDAVADAWAGDAEAGFKEPLKNLRGFSATYNNYIQIVASEDSGIKTLADLKGKRVSVGAAKSGTELNARAIFKAAGLSYKDLAKVEYLPFGESVELIKNRQLDATLQSAGLGVASIRDLASSVKIRVVAVPKEVVAKIGSPAYVATEIPANTYTGQTEAVPTVAIPNFLVTQSKVPDELVYQMAKAMYGNLDTLYAAHNAAKAIKLQNALTGMPIPLHPGAERYFREAGILK; encoded by the coding sequence ATGCGTTTGAAAACCACCCTCGCGGCCGGCCTGATGGCCGGCCTGCTGGCACTGGGCGGCGCCGCCCTGGCCCAGAAGCCGCAATTCATCAACGTGCTGACGGGCGGGCAAAGCGGCGTGTACTACCCGCTGGGCGTGTCGCTGGCGCAGATCTTCGCCAAGGCCGTCCCGGACGCGCGCGCCACGGCGCAGGTCACCAAGGCCTCGGCCGAAAACCTCAACCTGCTGCAGGCGGGGCGCGGCGAGCTGGCGTTTTCGCTCGGCGACGCGGTGGCCGACGCCTGGGCCGGCGACGCCGAGGCGGGCTTCAAGGAGCCGCTGAAGAACCTGCGCGGCTTCTCGGCCACCTACAACAACTACATCCAGATCGTCGCCAGCGAGGACTCGGGCATCAAGACCCTGGCCGACCTGAAGGGCAAGCGCGTGTCGGTGGGCGCGGCCAAGTCGGGCACCGAGCTGAACGCGCGCGCCATCTTCAAGGCCGCCGGCCTGTCGTACAAGGACCTGGCCAAGGTCGAGTACCTGCCGTTCGGCGAGTCGGTGGAGCTGATCAAGAACCGCCAGCTCGACGCCACCCTGCAGTCGGCCGGCCTGGGCGTGGCCTCGATCCGCGATCTGGCCAGCTCGGTCAAGATCCGCGTGGTGGCCGTGCCCAAGGAGGTGGTGGCCAAGATCGGCAGCCCGGCCTACGTGGCCACCGAGATTCCGGCCAACACCTACACCGGCCAGACCGAGGCGGTGCCCACGGTGGCCATCCCCAACTTCCTGGTCACGCAGTCCAAGGTGCCCGACGAGCTGGTCTACCAGATGGCCAAGGCCATGTACGGCAACCTGGACACCCTGTACGCCGCGCACAACGCCGCCAAGGCGATCAAGCTGCAGAACGCGCTGACGGGCATGCCCATTCCGCTGCACCCGGGCGCCGAGCGCTACTTCCGCGAGGCCGGCATCCTGAAGTAA